The Solanum lycopersicum chromosome 2, SLM_r2.1 DNA window GATGAGTAATTACAGATTCAAGTTTTGTTTATGATGACACATGACCATGATAGGACTATGacacaataataacaacataatatTAGTTGCTCTACACTAGACTATGACACTTGATTTCTAAGAAAAAATCACGAACAATTACCTAGTGTATATGAGCTAATTCTGTCCACATAATGACTAAGATTTTTGCTGGCATTTGAATCTGAAACCTCATACCTGTCAACCACTTCATTGACTAGGTCACACCTTTGGGTACTGGGTGGGACTATATTTTAAGTATCAATTCGTATTAATGGATGATCTCTTCGAGGACTAAGCCATCAATGTCTCAATAagtatgactttgttttatcgtATGTTTTGACAATGGTAAATCTGCATTTTTGCTTCATTTAGTCTCATGTGATGTTGTTATGGAAGAAACTACGATGTTTTCAGCCTCATTGAACATTGTGATTGCAGATGCCATCCCTTCAAATAGAGCTATGCTCTTGCAAATAGGAGTTGCAATGAAAGCTATGCCATGGTACTGTGCCCTTCCATCACTTTCTGAGTACATGATTGAAAATGGGTGGACTAAATGTTTCTCAAGAATAAGCGATGTCGGATGGATACCCTACCTTATCTATGTTGCAGTTTATCTGGTAATAGTAGAATTTGGTATCTATTGGATGCATCGAGAGTTGCATGACATAAAACCTCTGTACAAATATCTCCATGCTACACATCATATATACAACAAGCAAAATACACTCTCCCCATTTGCTGGTAAGTTTCGTCTCATAACTATGTTCTATTTTGAAAACAACTTGAGCTGCCCCATTAGGTTGGCTTGTCTTGCTCCTGCTTTGTCAATAACTTGTTGCTAGTTGTGCTTTGACATTTTCCTGAGCAAACAAACTCACAATGTAAATTCTCACATCTCAAATTATCAATCATTGGTCATATGCCCTTTCCTTATTTGGTTAGAGGGGATTGAAGGCAGGTGGTTACATATCGTTAACTGAGTTAAGAGGCCCACTATTGATCCCTCTATATTAATCTTAAACTGAATAAGAGAGCATTGGAAAAAAAAACGGTTTGTTGGAATTTCTTCATCCACTTGTTTTTTTCCCCAAGATAAATCTAGTTTCGAAAAGCTTAACTGGCTTCATACATCTCAATGACTTATAAAATCTAACTGCATGGCATTGAGATTAGATATTGATGCATCACAAGACTGCTTCCCCTGCCTGTTGCAACCATGCTAGGATTTTTTGAATCGAGGAAGTGTTTTACCTTTTTTCCCAAAGCTTAAATGTTCGTGGAAATTGGTTGTCAAATCTTCACCACATTGTTTTACCGGGTACTTGTTGCTAGTGAGGGTTGACAAGTATCCTATGGAATTAGTAGAAGCGTGTGAAAGCTGACCTTAGACACCatgattatcaaaaaaatctTCACCACATTGCAAGCTAACTCATTAATTTAGTCCAATTAAGTAATGATAAGTTCTCTCTGTATTTTAATTGTATGATATTTCCTCTCGAGCTTGTACAATATTCAAATGTCTGTTACTCCCGGAGTTGTGTTCCAAGTTGATCAGTAACATGAATGGTTTGCTGCTCTGGAAATCAGGTTTGGCATTCCACCCATTGGATGGAATACTACAGGCAGTGCCACACGTAATAGCTCTTTTTCTGTTGCCTGTGCATTTCACCACACACATTGCTCTCTTATTCATAGAAGCCATATGGACTGCAAATATTCATGACTGTATACATGCGAAGGTTTGGCCTGTAATGGGTGCCGGTTACCATACCATCCACCATACTACGTACCGCCATAATTATGGTCACTACACAATATGGATGGACTGGATGTTTGGAACTCTTCGCGATCCTGTTGAAGATGAAGTGAAGAAACTGTAACATTCATCCCTGTAACGAATTGTTATTCATCGTCTTATTTATTAGGTTGCAGAGTGGTTGGTGCTTCATTTAGAGTTTGTTGTGTGTGCATTTCATGGATGTAAATTTTACTAGTGGGTTTTCAATGTTtagacaaaaaatattatccaGGAAAAATACTGTGAAATGCtcttgatgcatttgaggtatTGTTATTGAGGAAAGAAGCAAGAGATCCAAGTTTCAAGGAGAAAGTATCTCGTGGATTTTGGAATATGTATTGAACATTTACGATAGTGTGGATAGGACTTAAATCTTCTAGTCTTTTGACGTCGTACAGAAGTCATTACTTTACGTTCAGCTAGCACTAAAAACGCTACTATTAGtagaaaaatagaattattCTTAGTATTTCAATTGGAACAATTATGTGCTATTTTAACATTCACTCATAATGGCAGAATTCAGATGGGTGAGCGTCTACCTTCTCTCCCAAGCGGATATATAATCAAGTTGTAGACATTTGTCTACCTTCTCTCCCAAGCGGATATATAGTCAAGTTGTATCCAAACGTCTACACTCTTTTATTAAAGAAAGTTAAGATACCTCATTAATATCCGCCGTTGTAACAATGGGAATACATTTGCCCTAATGGAAATGAAAGGCCTTGTGATTGTCATTCGATCATGAAGTTTGTATTTGGCAAAATTCTTATGGTTTGACAAATTTCAATGGCTATCAATAGCATTTGAATTGATCTGGGTCTAAAGGACCTATTTATGTAAGTTAGAATTGGTTCAGTGGGTAAAATACATGCATAtccaaatataatttaaaattaaaaaaattataattacgaaagttgtaaaattttgaatatttaacttcaaaatttatgaCGAGAGGATAAGTGATATGATGTCATATTATGTAGTAATTGATTTTCCAAGAAGGAGACATCACCCGACCAAGTGTAGACAAAATCACCGGCCAAACAAAATGAAGGCATGTACCATCAGATGTGTAGTCACGTGTTCCTACGGCCTCTCAGATTAAATCACCCATAATTACTtagatatatattaatttataatattacaaatttattaaattttgataaattcaaaaataaatttattttagatagaTTACGGTGAATTCACATATATCTAGGTAAATAAATCTCGCTTGTTTTTCTCTTATCTTACTTGCCACTCTTATATCTCCTTTGCATATTTGATATTTCCAGATACATGCGTATCATATTAAATACATATCTGTATAGAATATATTTACTATGATTCAAATGTATCTAATGTgacaataaaaatttcaaaaacacaacgaaaattaataaatatgataaaaatattggtATAAGGTGTGCCCGTCTCTTACCACACAAGTCACAAGGTTTTCTAAATTAGGCAATACGTATTTGGCTTCTCAGTCTCTCCATTAGTTTGTTCTCCATTTTCTACGTTCATACGACGCAGCATTTTCAGATGCATTGTTTGGTTTATCATATACATTCATTCACACACATTTCCTTTAAAGACAAAATTATACTCACTCCCTTGTATCAATCAATTACAGAATTTTGTCAATTATGCATTACTACAAGTTACTTAGAAGAAGCAAATCTCACGATTCAGACGACTCTGATTCCGAAAACACTgttaataacaatagtaatattCCAGCAGAATTCCTCTGCCAAGCAATTTTTGCTGGAGGTACCTACtctgtttttctctcttttttaatttgtatgagCAATTAATAGTAATAGAAACACGcgtatatatcaaattttagcaAGCTTGCTGTTAATCTGGTAAAATTTTAGATGGATTCTATGGTGTTGAAGCAGCATATGGTCGATTTGAAGGAGTCGTAAGAACTGCAACAGGGTATTATGGAGGAACTATGAGAAAACCTTCCTATAAAGATGTCTCTGAAGGAAAAACAGGACATACTGAAGCAGTAAAAGTCACATATGATAACAGATTTGTATCTTACAAATCTCTTTGCGATTATTTCTGGGAAACTCATGATCCGACCAATAAAAATTCCCTTGTTAGTCTCTCAATCTTCTCGTAACATATTTTTTCTAACGTATCAATAAAAAgtcttatttatttcttatatagACAAGTGTGACATGAGATATGCTATTGTTATGCAGAATTTTGGGTCAAATACGCATCTGAGATCTGCTATATTCTGTTCAacagaagaagagagaaaacaaGCACAACAATCAAAGATAAGACGGCAAATGAAACTTAATAGAAGGATTCTAACGAAAATAAATCTGTTATCGAAACAAATTACTAGTAATTGTGAGTTTTTTGTTGCGGAGAATCAACATCAAAAGTATTACCTCCAGAAGCATTACAGGCTTTGCGAAAGTTTGAGCCTAAGAAGCACGGAACAATTTGTTGAGTCTTACATTGCCTGCAAACTTAACGGGTATGTGAACGTTTTAACTAAAAgtcatgataatttttttttttctaatatagtTCAAATTTGGCTTTGATTGATTTTTGACACACAAGATTTGGGATCCATATTGAATAAGCACTTTCaattttacaaattaattaattttgaaataaagttGACTTTAGTTGGCTTCTTAgactttgatatatatatttccaaCAAAGTTTATGGCTTATcgaacaatatattattttaattttttttactttgattaTCTTTAATATTTGTGATGTCATGCATTTCTATCTTTGGTATTTAACTATTTATGTCacagtttattattttttcaaattattttttgaagaataaCTCTCTTTAGTAAAGGATTTTttaggaataatttttttatcccGCATAGATAAAAGTAAGATACATATTTACCCCATTGGATATGTTTATTATAAAgtttaacttttatatatatatattatgaggTTAAGTTTGAATATCTACCGTAAGTATAACTTTTAATTGCAAGTATGATTTCATATGAACTGTTTGGCCATGAGAAAATTGTACTGAtgtc harbors:
- the LOC101255856 gene encoding uncharacterized protein isoform X2 codes for the protein MHYYKLLRRSKSHDSDDSDSENTVNNNSNIPAEFLCQAIFAGAYGRFEGVVRTATGYYGGTMRKPSYKDVSEGKTGHTEAVKVTYDNRFVSYKSLCDYFWETHDPTNKNSLNFGSNTHLRSAIFCSTEEERKQAQQSKIRRQMKLNRRILTKINLLSKQITSNCEFFVAENQHQKYYLQKHYRLCESLSLRSTEQFVESYIACKLNGVLALDGEVILEKLPQLTRTCLLPKQCKSTCDEIIQDLKTTSAHGSTIT
- the LOC101255856 gene encoding uncharacterized protein isoform X1, producing the protein MHYYKLLRRSKSHDSDDSDSENTVNNNSNIPAEFLCQAIFAGDGFYGVEAAYGRFEGVVRTATGYYGGTMRKPSYKDVSEGKTGHTEAVKVTYDNRFVSYKSLCDYFWETHDPTNKNSLNFGSNTHLRSAIFCSTEEERKQAQQSKIRRQMKLNRRILTKINLLSKQITSNCEFFVAENQHQKYYLQKHYRLCESLSLRSTEQFVESYIACKLNGVLALDGEVILEKLPQLTRTCLLPKQCKSTCDEIIQDLKTTSAHGSTIT
- the LOC101256156 gene encoding delta(7)-sterol-C5(6)-desaturase 1; this encodes MDDYLNLFVEETSFFNRIVLGTFLPESWWGPLPHWFQGWLRNYIGGVLLYFISGFLWCFYIYYLKRNVYLPKDAIPSNRAMLLQIGVAMKAMPWYCALPSLSEYMIENGWTKCFSRISDVGWIPYLIYVAVYLVIVEFGIYWMHRELHDIKPLYKYLHATHHIYNKQNTLSPFAGLAFHPLDGILQAVPHVIALFLLPVHFTTHIALLFIEAIWTANIHDCIHAKVWPVMGAGYHTIHHTTYRHNYGHYTIWMDWMFGTLRDPVEDEVKKL